A genomic region of Bernardetia sp. ABR2-2B contains the following coding sequences:
- a CDS encoding ABC transporter ATP-binding protein: MITVQNLIYSYPKADSPTVRNVSFEVKEGEIFGFLGPSGAGKSTTQKILTKLLKGYQGKILIKNGNSNKELQSWKSDYYNQIGVGFELPNHYSKLSALENLQFFASFYDVPTQNPLELLEMVGLAKDAKKKVADFSKGMKMRLNFIRALLHNPPILFLDEPTSGLDPVNGKIIKDIILNLKKGGKTIILTTHHMNDAEQLCDRVAFMVEGKIPLIDSPKNLKEKYGKRTLKVEYSHQDKRENQLFDLENLGQNDEFLQLINQNYIQSMHSQEATLEDIFIEVTGKKLI, encoded by the coding sequence ATGATTACAGTTCAAAATCTTATTTATTCATATCCAAAAGCTGATAGTCCGACTGTAAGAAACGTTAGTTTTGAAGTAAAAGAAGGCGAAATATTTGGCTTTTTGGGACCCAGTGGTGCAGGAAAAAGTACCACTCAAAAAATATTGACAAAACTTCTGAAAGGTTATCAAGGCAAAATTTTGATAAAAAATGGTAACTCAAATAAAGAATTACAAAGCTGGAAGAGCGATTATTATAATCAAATTGGTGTTGGCTTTGAACTTCCTAATCATTATTCAAAACTCTCTGCATTGGAGAATTTACAGTTTTTTGCTTCTTTCTATGATGTTCCTACACAAAATCCTCTAGAGCTTTTGGAGATGGTAGGCTTGGCAAAGGATGCTAAAAAGAAAGTAGCTGACTTTTCGAAGGGAATGAAAATGCGTTTGAATTTTATACGTGCTTTGCTTCATAATCCACCAATCTTATTCTTAGATGAACCAACTTCTGGGCTTGACCCAGTAAATGGAAAAATAATCAAAGATATTATCCTAAATCTAAAAAAAGGAGGAAAAACAATCATCTTGACAACGCATCACATGAACGATGCCGAGCAGCTTTGTGATAGAGTGGCTTTTATGGTAGAAGGAAAGATTCCATTGATAGATTCGCCCAAAAATTTGAAAGAAAAGTATGGAAAACGAACGCTAAAGGTAGAGTATTCTCATCAAGACAAGCGAGAAAATCAATTATTTGATTTAGAAAATTTGGGACAAAATGACGAGTTCTTACAACTGATTAATCAAAATTATATTCAATCAATGCACTCACAAGAAGCAACTTTAGAAGATATTTTTATTGAAGTAACAGGAAAAAAATTAATCTAA
- the yajC gene encoding preprotein translocase subunit YajC: protein MLLQAGMDGTGMANILMIVGMVAVFYFFLLRPQQQQRKKQKTFLESLAREMKIVTTGGVHGKIIDVSENTVTVEVDKGVRMKLDKTAIAYESGVVAETIKK, encoded by the coding sequence ATGTTATTACAAGCAGGTATGGACGGTACAGGAATGGCAAATATCCTTATGATTGTCGGTATGGTAGCCGTCTTTTATTTCTTTTTACTTCGTCCACAACAACAACAACGCAAAAAACAAAAAACATTTTTAGAGTCTTTAGCCAGAGAAATGAAAATCGTTACTACAGGTGGCGTTCATGGAAAAATAATTGATGTAAGTGAAAATACGGTAACTGTAGAAGTAGATAAAGGTGTTCGTATGAAATTAGATAAAACAGCTATTGCTTATGAATCTGGTGTAGTTGCTGAAACTATCAAAAAATAA
- a CDS encoding ElyC/SanA/YdcF family protein, producing MKKCIKKTLFISLILILGAIGSIIIADYLIVSKAESSLFKDINAIPKKKVGLVLGTIKILPNGNQNRYFKHRIDAAVSLYNAGKIEYIIVSGDNSKEEYNEPEDMKNDLVARGIPEEKIFMDFAGFRTLDSVVRAREIFGQNSFTVISQKFHNERAIYLAHLEGMEIIGFNAMEVTIKYGIKTQIREKFARVKVFVDYLTGKEPKFLGEKIIIP from the coding sequence ATGAAAAAATGTATCAAAAAAACACTGTTCATTTCCCTTATTCTTATTTTAGGAGCAATAGGAAGCATAATTATAGCTGATTATCTAATTGTTTCTAAAGCAGAAAGTAGTTTGTTTAAAGATATAAATGCTATCCCAAAAAAGAAAGTGGGTTTGGTTTTAGGGACAATTAAAATTTTACCAAATGGAAATCAAAATCGTTACTTCAAGCATAGAATAGATGCTGCTGTTTCTCTTTACAACGCTGGAAAGATAGAATACATTATTGTAAGTGGCGATAATAGCAAAGAAGAGTATAACGAGCCTGAAGACATGAAAAATGATTTAGTAGCGAGAGGAATTCCAGAAGAAAAAATATTTATGGACTTTGCAGGTTTCAGAACATTAGACTCTGTGGTAAGAGCAAGAGAGATTTTTGGTCAAAACTCATTTACTGTTATTTCTCAAAAATTCCATAATGAAAGAGCTATTTATTTAGCTCATTTGGAAGGAATGGAAATTATTGGTTTTAATGCAATGGAGGTAACCATAAAGTACGGCATCAAAACACAAATCAGAGAAAAATTCGCTCGTGTAAAAGTCTTTGTAGATTATCTGACAGGAAAAGAGCCTAAGTTTTTGGGAGAGAAAATCATTATTCCATAA
- a CDS encoding TetR/AcrR family transcriptional regulator, translating into MTKNLTKENILISSFRVFLEKGYEKATLNELVKASKVSKGAFYHYFKGKEELFDATIEKYFFEIASPVVVFEPSKKHTFLENVQQYITKKNAEVMKVMQQLEVDFTINYMNVILEAMKLFEHHKKRSLKLLDAELDIHQKIIETAQQKGEVRNDMDAALLAKQFYFLLDGFKFHVLILADWNVEKYTEVNKLIEQFYQLIKIH; encoded by the coding sequence ATGACAAAAAACCTTACAAAAGAAAATATTTTGATAAGTTCCTTTCGTGTCTTTTTGGAAAAAGGTTATGAAAAGGCAACTTTGAATGAGCTGGTGAAGGCTTCAAAGGTTTCTAAAGGGGCATTTTATCATTATTTTAAAGGAAAAGAAGAATTATTTGATGCAACAATAGAAAAGTATTTTTTTGAAATTGCTTCGCCTGTGGTAGTATTCGAACCTTCAAAAAAGCATACTTTTTTAGAAAATGTTCAACAGTATATCACTAAGAAAAATGCAGAAGTGATGAAAGTCATGCAACAGCTGGAAGTTGATTTTACTATCAATTATATGAATGTGATTTTAGAAGCCATGAAACTTTTTGAACATCACAAAAAGCGTTCGTTGAAGCTCTTAGATGCTGAATTAGATATTCATCAAAAAATCATTGAAACGGCACAGCAAAAAGGAGAAGTTCGAAATGATATGGATGCAGCTTTGTTGGCTAAACAGTTCTATTTTTTGTTAGATGGTTTCAAATTTCATGTTCTGATTTTGGCAGATTGGAATGTAGAAAAATATACAGAAGTAAATAAACTAATAGAGCAATTTTATCAACTTATTAAAATACATTGA
- a CDS encoding acyl-CoA dehydrogenase, which translates to MTLVADTPQVLSFELTEEQAEVQKAARDFAQSQLWEGIIERDNEQRFPAEQVKQMGKLGFMGMMVSPEYNGSGMDTVSYILAIEEISKVDASASVCMSVNNSLVCWALEKYGTEEQKEKYLKPLASGEKIGAFCLSEPEAGSDATSQRTTAEDKGDHYLLNGTKNWITNGKTASIYLVMAQTDVDKKHKGINCVIVERGMDGFVVGQKEDKMGIRGSDTHSLMFTDVKVPKENRLGSDGQGFNIAMATLNGGRIGIAAQAVGIAGGALELALKYSKERKTFGKEIHKHQAIAFKLADMATKVEAARLLCLKAAQIKDAGGDYSLSGAMAKLYASKIAMEVTSDAIQIHGGYGYVKEFHVERMLRDAKITEIYEGTSEIQKIVISRHILKD; encoded by the coding sequence ATGACATTAGTAGCAGATACTCCACAAGTTCTTAGTTTTGAGCTTACAGAAGAACAAGCAGAAGTACAGAAAGCAGCAAGAGATTTTGCACAGTCTCAACTTTGGGAAGGTATTATTGAGCGTGATAACGAACAACGATTTCCTGCCGAGCAAGTAAAGCAAATGGGCAAACTTGGCTTTATGGGAATGATGGTAAGCCCTGAATATAATGGAAGTGGAATGGATACCGTTTCTTATATCTTAGCAATCGAAGAAATTTCGAAAGTAGATGCTTCGGCTTCTGTTTGTATGTCTGTAAACAATTCTCTTGTTTGTTGGGCATTAGAAAAATATGGAACAGAAGAACAAAAAGAAAAATACTTAAAGCCACTTGCATCAGGAGAAAAGATTGGTGCTTTCTGTCTTTCTGAGCCAGAAGCAGGAAGTGATGCTACTTCACAGCGCACGACAGCAGAGGACAAAGGCGACCATTATTTATTGAATGGAACAAAAAACTGGATTACAAATGGTAAGACAGCTTCTATTTATTTAGTAATGGCTCAAACTGACGTTGATAAAAAACACAAAGGAATCAACTGTGTAATCGTAGAGCGTGGAATGGACGGCTTTGTGGTAGGTCAGAAAGAAGATAAAATGGGTATTCGTGGTTCTGATACGCATTCTTTGATGTTTACAGACGTAAAAGTACCTAAAGAAAATCGCTTAGGTTCGGACGGACAAGGTTTTAATATTGCAATGGCTACCTTGAATGGTGGACGTATCGGAATTGCTGCACAAGCTGTAGGAATTGCTGGTGGTGCTTTAGAACTAGCTTTGAAATACTCAAAAGAAAGAAAAACATTTGGAAAGGAAATCCACAAACACCAAGCAATCGCTTTTAAGTTAGCTGATATGGCTACAAAAGTAGAAGCTGCTCGTTTGCTTTGCCTAAAGGCTGCACAAATAAAAGATGCAGGTGGAGATTATTCTCTTTCTGGCGCAATGGCGAAACTATATGCTTCTAAAATTGCGATGGAAGTAACTTCTGATGCGATTCAGATTCACGGTGGATATGGTTATGTAAAAGAATTCCACGTAGAAAGAATGCTTCGTGATGCCAAAATCACAGAAATCTATGAAGGAACTTCTGAAATTCAGAAAATTGTAATTTCAAGACATATCTTGAAAGACTAA
- the metG gene encoding methionine--tRNA ligase: protein MSTSLKTSSKISDDFKRTTVTAALPYANGGLHIGHIAGAYLPADTYVRYLRMKNHDVVFVCGSDEHGAAITLRAKKEGISPKEIIDKYDDLLKNSFKDFGIEFDIYHRTSTDLHKETAQDFFTNLYEKGVFTKQTNEQFYDEKFEQFLADRYIVGTCPNCQNDNAFGDQCEKCGSTLSPTELINPKSALSGEKPILKSTSHWFLPLQNYDNWLRKWILEDKKEEWRTSVYGQCKSWIEQGLHERSMTRDLDWGVPVPLQDADGKVLYVWLDAPIGYISATKQWAKDTNNDWKKYWLQQEDESENSRLIHFIGKDNIVFHCLIFPIILKAHGDYILPENVPANNFLNLEGDKISTSREWAVWLNEYVKEFPTKKDELRYVLTSIAPETKDSEFTWATFQSRINNELVDTLGNFVNRTVVLINKYYKGEVPIIDLSTEKDLTDFDKETLEGIKNQTQKVSQNLDNFNFRDGLFEVMELARIGNKYLATTEPWKLQKTEPQRVEQIMKISAELTASLAILMRPFLPETSNKIAQMLNLGDDLKWDLAGNLELLKSNGGKINKATLLFEKIEDELVESQVKKLEEGKAKKMKEANVEMNSRSSEKNPIAPIQPEIQFDDFSKIDIRVATIKNAEPIKKADKLLKITLEVGEKEVTVASGIAEHFSPEEIIGKQVCWLANLAPRKMRGVVSQGMILLAENEKGKLVFVSPEKMVNTGAQVK, encoded by the coding sequence ATGTCGACTTCCCTCAAAACTTCTTCTAAAATATCTGATGATTTCAAACGAACTACTGTTACTGCAGCTCTTCCGTATGCTAATGGTGGACTTCATATCGGACACATTGCAGGTGCATATCTACCAGCAGATACCTATGTGCGTTATCTTCGAATGAAAAATCATGATGTTGTTTTTGTGTGTGGGAGTGATGAACATGGGGCAGCTATTACACTTAGAGCTAAAAAAGAAGGAATCTCTCCAAAAGAAATTATTGATAAATATGATGATTTACTCAAAAATTCTTTCAAAGACTTTGGGATAGAGTTTGATATTTATCATCGTACTTCGACAGATTTGCACAAAGAAACTGCACAAGATTTTTTTACTAATTTGTATGAAAAAGGTGTTTTTACGAAGCAGACCAACGAACAGTTTTATGATGAAAAGTTTGAGCAGTTTTTAGCCGATAGATATATTGTAGGGACGTGTCCGAACTGTCAGAATGATAATGCTTTTGGAGACCAATGCGAAAAATGTGGCTCTACACTTAGCCCAACAGAATTAATCAACCCAAAGTCAGCATTAAGTGGAGAAAAGCCTATTTTGAAATCTACTTCTCATTGGTTTTTACCTTTACAAAATTATGATAACTGGCTTAGAAAATGGATTTTGGAGGACAAAAAAGAGGAGTGGCGTACTAGCGTTTATGGGCAATGTAAGTCTTGGATAGAACAAGGTTTGCATGAGCGTTCGATGACAAGAGATTTGGACTGGGGTGTTCCTGTTCCTCTTCAAGATGCTGATGGGAAAGTTCTCTATGTTTGGCTTGATGCACCGATTGGCTATATTTCGGCAACCAAACAATGGGCAAAAGATACAAATAATGACTGGAAGAAATACTGGTTACAACAAGAAGATGAATCTGAAAATTCTCGTCTTATTCATTTTATTGGAAAGGATAATATTGTTTTTCACTGTCTGATTTTTCCTATTATTTTGAAAGCACATGGAGATTATATCTTGCCTGAAAATGTCCCTGCCAATAACTTTTTGAATTTGGAAGGTGATAAAATTTCTACATCAAGAGAATGGGCTGTTTGGTTGAATGAATATGTAAAAGAGTTTCCTACCAAAAAAGATGAATTGCGCTATGTTTTGACTTCTATTGCACCAGAAACAAAAGATAGTGAGTTTACGTGGGCTACTTTTCAATCAAGAATCAATAACGAACTTGTCGATACACTTGGAAATTTTGTAAATCGTACTGTTGTTTTGATTAATAAATATTATAAGGGAGAAGTTCCAATTATTGATTTATCAACTGAAAAAGACTTAACGGATTTTGATAAAGAAACTTTAGAAGGAATAAAAAATCAGACTCAAAAAGTAAGTCAGAATTTAGACAACTTCAATTTTAGAGATGGTTTGTTTGAAGTAATGGAACTAGCACGAATCGGAAACAAGTATCTTGCAACAACAGAGCCTTGGAAACTTCAAAAGACAGAGCCACAGCGAGTAGAACAAATTATGAAAATTAGTGCAGAACTGACGGCTAGTTTAGCTATTCTGATGCGTCCATTTTTGCCTGAAACTTCTAATAAAATTGCTCAAATGTTGAATTTAGGAGATGATTTGAAATGGGATTTGGCTGGAAACTTAGAATTACTCAAATCAAATGGAGGCAAAATAAATAAAGCAACTCTGCTTTTTGAAAAAATAGAAGACGAGCTAGTAGAAAGTCAAGTCAAAAAATTAGAAGAGGGCAAAGCAAAGAAAATGAAAGAAGCCAATGTAGAGATGAACAGTCGTTCGTCTGAAAAAAATCCGATTGCACCAATCCAACCAGAAATTCAGTTTGATGATTTTTCTAAAATAGATATTCGTGTTGCGACTATCAAAAATGCAGAGCCTATAAAAAAAGCTGATAAACTTCTCAAAATTACTTTAGAGGTAGGAGAAAAGGAAGTAACCGTAGCGAGTGGAATTGCAGAGCATTTTTCGCCTGAAGAAATTATTGGAAAGCAAGTTTGTTGGCTTGCCAATCTTGCACCACGAAAAATGAGAGGTGTTGTTTCGCAAGGAATGATTCTTTTAGCAGAAAATGAAAAAGGAAAATTAGTATTTGTGAGTCCTGAAAAAATGGTAAATACAGGAGCGCAGGTAAAGTAG